One window from the genome of Streptomyces sp. NBC_01476 encodes:
- a CDS encoding NAD(P)-binding domain-containing protein — protein sequence MARVRRFRRDAGKTVGFIGSGHIGSTVARLAIEARHQIVLSNSRGPESLADALAELGPRASAATSGSVPDRLGAWTGSPRDPSVTRPPMKGRQSPPRPRRRIKGRAGRWVPRSSAAGRKRRG from the coding sequence ATGGCCAGGGTCCGGCGCTTCCGGAGGGACGCCGGGAAGACGGTGGGATTCATCGGAAGCGGACACATCGGCAGTACCGTCGCGCGGCTCGCCATCGAGGCCCGGCACCAGATCGTGCTCAGCAACTCACGCGGTCCCGAATCGCTCGCGGACGCGCTCGCGGAACTGGGGCCGCGGGCGTCCGCCGCGACGAGCGGGAGTGTTCCGGACCGGCTGGGTGCGTGGACAGGGAGTCCGCGGGATCCGTCAGTGACGCGGCCGCCGATGAAAGGCCGGCAGTCGCCACCCCGGCCACGGCGCCGGATCAAAGGTCGAGCTGGTAGGTGGGTGCCTCGGAGCTCAGCTGCGGGGCGGAAGCGAAGAGGTTGA